A section of the Malania oleifera isolate guangnan ecotype guangnan chromosome 2, ASM2987363v1, whole genome shotgun sequence genome encodes:
- the LOC131147851 gene encoding chaperonin-like RbcX protein 2, chloroplastic, which yields MVGGLAVVGSSVVDSHTSPCLCLDSLVSSSMNLKSSGDVMVLHRNPFAGKHLRRPRSLELSSSFVDSGHERWVSGKSRSRVVNRNSGKQRRGRSLVIVNEVAGQYDDSFEDVKTTLLNYFTHKAVRTVLNQLYEMNPTQYRWFYDFVATHKPGDAKRFLRTLGKEKQELAERVMVTRLHLYGKWVKKCDHAEIYKEISDQNLELMRERLIETVIWPSDDTNIEKIG from the exons ATGGTGGGGGGTTTAGCTGTGGTTGGGTCGTCGGTTGTTGATTCACACACCAGCCCTTGTTTGTGTTTGGATTCACTGGTTTCATCTAGTATGAATCTGAAGAGTAGTGGGGATGTAATGGTTCTGCATAGAAACCCCTTCGCCGGAAAGCATTTGCGGCGGCCGAGGTCGTTGGAATTGAGCAGTTCTTTTGTTGATTCAGGGCATGAACGGTGGGTTTCCGGGAAATCGCGTTCTCGTGTTGTTAATCGGAATTCGGGGAAGCAGCGCAGGGGTCGGAGTCTTGTGATAGTCAATGAAGTTGCCGGCCAGTACGATGACAGTTTCGAGGATGTCAAGACG aCATTACTCAACTATTTCACACACAAAGCTGTGAGGACTGTTCTTAACCAACTCTATGAGATGAACCCAACGCAGTATCGATGGTTTTATGA TTTTGTTGCAACACATAAGCCTGGAGATGCAAAACGTTTTTTACGCACTCTTGGGAAG GAGAAGCAAGAGCTTGCTGAAAGAGTCATGGTAACACGCCTTCACCTCTATGGAAAATGGGTCAAG AAATGTGATCATGCTGAAATATATAAGGAGATATCAGATCAGAATTTGGAGTTGATGCGTGAGCGACTCATTGAAACTGTGATATGGCCATCCGACGACACAAACATAGAGAAGATTGGTTGA